GCCACGCGAATCACCGTTGGGTCAGCCGTGTAGATGGCCGCGATGTGCTCGCGCAGCAACAGCATTATGCTCGCCGAAATACACGCGTAAGCCAGCGCCGTGCCCATGCCGACACCGGCGGCGAAACGGGCTTCGCGCGGTTCCTGACGACCGAGCGCCTGACCCACTCGTACGGTCACGGCCATGCCGATCGAGTAGGGAATCATGAACACCAGCGAACTGAAGTTCAGCGCGATCTGATGCCCGGCGACTACGGTGGCGCCCAGGCTGCCGATCAGCAGGGCTATCACCGCGAAGATGCTCGATTCGGCGAACACCGCGATGCCGATCGGCAGGCCGATGCCCAGTAGGCGTTTGATCACTGACCACTGCGGCCAGTCGAAACGGCTGAACAACTGGCTCGATTGATACGCCGGCGCCCAGCGCTCCCAGCCGGCCATGCCCAGCGCCATCACCCACATCACAATCGCCGTAGCCCAGCCGCAACCGACGCCGCCCATGGCCGGCACACCGAAGTGGCCATAAATGAAGATGTAGTTCAGCGGAATGTTCAGCGCGAGCCCGCACAAACCCAGGACCATCGCCGGGCGCGTGCGTCCCAGGCCGTCACTGAAACAGCGCAGCACATGGTAGAACGCGACGGCGGGCAAACCGCTGGCGATGCCGTGCAGGTATTGCATGCACGGGCCGATCAGTTCGGGATCGACCTTCATCAGGTGCAAGATCGGTTCGGCGCTGAACAGCATGCCGGTCGCCATCAAGCCCACCACCAACGCCAGCCACAACGCCTGCCGCACGATCGGGCCGATCTCGCTGTGCGTGCCGGCGCCAAAGCGCTGGGCGACTTTAGGTGTGGTGGCCAGCAGAGTGCCGGTCATCAGCAGAAACACCGGGACCCAGATTGAGTTGCCCAGCGCCACCGCCGCCAGATCCCGCGGTCCGACGCGACCGGCCATCACCGCATCAACGAAGCCCATCGCGGTGGTGGCCAGCTGCGCGATCATGATCGGCAACGCCAGGCTCAGCAGATTCTTCAGCTCGAGGCGAACCCGGGCCGGGCGGTTTATGGAAATGGCGGCGGGGCGGTCAGTTACGGAATTCAAGGGCGAAACGTCCAGAGATATTGAGGCGCGAGCCGGCGCATTCTACGCCTTGACGCAATGGTCAGGAAAAGTCCTGTGTTAGCCATTTGTAATCATTTTTCGAACATTGCGACTCTCCCCCCTGTGGCGAGGGAGCTTGCTCCCGCTGGGCAGCGAAGCGGCCCCAAGTCAAACACCTCGGTTTCAACAGACTCACCACATAGGACTGCTTCGCAGTCCGGCGGGAGCAAGCTCCCTCGCCACAGGGGATTAATGCCTGCTGGCCCATCACGTCCTTCTCCGCCTACACTGCCGATCCGCCAAAGGAGCCTGCCATGCTGATTGTTGCCGACGAAAATATTCCGCTGCTCGATGCCTTCTTCGAAGGTTTCGGTGAAATCCGCCGGGTGCCGGGACGTTCAATCGACCGCACTACCGTCGAACAGGCCGATGTGTTGCTGGTGCGCTCGGTGACCAACGTCAATCGCGCGTTGCTCGAAGGCAGCAAGGTGCGCTTTGTCGGCACGTGCACCATCGGCACTGATCACCTCGACCTCGATTACTTCCAGCAGGCCGGCATCACCTGGTCCAGCGCCCCCGGCTGCAATGCCCGTGGCGTGGTCGATTATGTGCTGGGCAGTTTGCTCACCCTCGCCGAAATTGAAGGCGCCGACCTCACCCGGCGCACTTACGGCGTGGTGGGGGCCGGGGAAGTGGGCGGTCGACTGGTCAAGGTTCTGCAAGGGCTGGGCTGGAACGTGCTGGTCTGCGATCCGCCACGGCAAGCGGCTGAAGGGGGTGATTTTGTCAGTCTTGAGCAAATCATCGAGCAGTGCGATGTCATCAGTCTGCACACACCGTTGAAAAAACACGGTGCCGGATCGACCTGGCATCTGTTCGACAAAAACCGTTTGAACCAGCTCAACCCCGGCACCTGGCTGATCAATGCCAGCCGCGGCCCGGTGGTGGACAACTCAGCCCTGTGCGACGTTCTGCTGCACCGCGAAGACCTGCAAGCGGTGCTGGATGTCTGGGAGGGCGAGCCTGAGGTCGATGTGGCGCTGGCCGACCTCTGCGTGCTGGCCACGCCGCACATTGCCGGTTACAGCCTCGACGGCAAACAACGCGGGACAGCGCAGATCTATCAGGCGTATTGCGATTTTCTCGGGCAGCCGGCGCGGGTCAGCTTGAGCGATTTGCTGCCGGCTCCGTGGTTGTCTCAGGTGACCTTGAACGCTGAGAGCGATCCTGCCTGGGCGCTGGCGATGTTGTGCCGTGGCGTGTACGACCCGCGCCGCGACGACGCGGATTTCCGACGCAGTCTTGTAGGCAGTGTGAGCGAGCAGCGTGCGGCGTTTGACGGACTGCGCAAGAACTATCCATCACGGCGGGAAATTGATGGGCTGCAGGTGCGGATCGAGGGGGATTCGCCGCAGTTGCGCAAGATTGTGGCGGCGTTGGGGGCTGTGGCTGTCTGAAGACCGCGTTGGCTCAATCGCGGGTTTGCCCGCGATTGGGTGCGCAAAACCTGCAAAAAACGCCCACAAAAAACCCGGCCATCAGGGCCGGGTCAAGAAGACGGTGGCTATATCAATCTTGTTTGGCAGGCTTGACCAATCGCTTCTCCAGTTCGCGGCAGGCGTCCTGGATCATGTTTTCAGTGATCGGTACTTCACGGCCTTTTTCGTCAATGATTGAGCAACCCAGAGACTGATCTGGCTGTGTGCGGATCACTTGAATCTTGTCATCGCTGCTGTGTTGCAAGGACATGGCCTGTCTCCTCTTCAGGTTGTGTGCTTACTGTAGAACCGCCAGGTGACCGGGCTGTGACAACTCCCTGCGATCTCTTCTGAGCGGCAATGCCAGTCCACCAGAAATACCGTAACGTTGCCACCCGGACTTTAGACCAATAGCGTCTAGGGGCTGGTCTTTGCGGTCATAATTAACCTGACTCATTGTGATTTACAGAGTTCCCCCCCATTGAGCGGTATAGCCGACCCCTAAACGTGTGAACTGGAACCCCCCCGATGCTATCTGCCCGTCACCGCCGCGCGATTCGCCTGGCCAGCCGTTTCCTTGTGCCCTATCGCTGGCAGGCGTTGGGTGCGTTGCTCGCACTGATTGTCACGGCGGGCATTACCTTGTCCATGGGGCAGGGGATTCGGCTGTTGGTGGATCAGGGATTCATGACCCAGTCACCGCATTTGCTCAACCAGACCATCGGTCTGTTCATGCTGTTGGTGTTGGGTCTGGCGCTCGGCACGTTTGCGCGTTTTTACCTGGTGTCGTGGATTGGCGAGCGGGTGGTGGCCGACATCCGGCGTCAGGTGTTCAACCATCTGGTTTACCTGCATCCGGGGTTTTATGAAGACAATCGCAGCTCCGAGATCCAGTCGCGGCTGACCGCCGACACTACGTTGCTGCAATCGGTGATCGGCTCTTCGCTGTCGCTGTTTCTGCGCAATCTGCTGATGGTGATCGGCGGGATTGTGTTGCTGTTTATCACCAACCCCAAACTCACCAGCATCGTCGTTGTGGCGTTGCCACTGGTGATCGCGCCGATCCTGATCTTCGGCCGACGGGTGCGCAGCCTGTCGCGCCTGAGCCAGGACCGGATTGCCGACATTGGCAGCTACGTGTCTGAAACCCTTGGCCAGATCAAAACCGTGCAGGCCTATAACCATCAGGTCCAGGACGAACAGCGGTTTGCCGCGACCGTGGAGGAGGCGTTCAACACCGCCCGTAAACGGATTTTCCAGCGTGCCTGGCTGATTACCTTGGTGATCGTGCTGGTGCTGGGCGCGGTCGGCGTCATGCTGTGGGTCGGCGGCATGGATGTGATGGCCGGGCGGATTTCCGCAGGTGAACTGGCGGCGTTCGTGTTCTACAGCCTGATCGTCGGCAGCGCGTTCGGCACGTTGAGTGAAGTCATTGGTGAGCTGCAGCGCGCTGCCGGCGCCGCCGAGCGGATTGCCGAATTGCTGCGCTCGGAAAACATCATCCAGCCACCGACGACGGGGCTGGTGACATTGCCGGAGCGAGTGACGGGTAACCTGGAACTGCAAAACGTGCGTTTTTCCTACCCGTCGCGTCCTGAAAGCTACGCCGTCGATGGCTTGAGTCTGACCGTCAAGGCTGGCGAAACCCTGGCGCTGGTCGGACCTTCCGGCGCGGGCAAGTCGACGGTGTATGACTTGTTGCTGCGTTTCTACGACCCGGCCGAAGGCCGCATTCTGCTCGACGGCGTGCCGCTGACTCAGCTCGATCCGCTCGACTTGCGCCGTTGCTTTGCGCTGGTCTCGCAAAACCCTGCGCTGTTCTTCGGCAGCATTGAAGAGAACATCCGCTACGGCAACCCGACAGCGACCCTGGAACAGGTCCGGGAGGCGGCAAAGATTGCCTATGCCCATGATTTTATCGAGGCAATGCCCAACGGCTACCAGACTCATCTCGGCGACGGTGGCCTCGGTTTGTCAGGCGGCCAGCGCCAACGCCTGGCCATCGCTCGAGCGCTGCTGGTGGACGCGCCCATCCTGCTGCTCGACGAAGCCACCAGCGCCCTCGATGCCCAAAGCGAGCACCTGATCCAGCAAGCCCTGCCCAGCTTGATGAAAAACCGCACCACCCTGGTTATCGCCCATCGCCTGGCCACGGTGAAAAACGCCGACCGGATCGCGGTGATGGATCAGGGCAAACTGGTGGCAGTGGGCACCCATCAGGAGCTGATCGCGAGCAATGCGCTGTATGCGCGGCTGGCGGCGTTGCAGTTCAATGATGGAAAGAC
This DNA window, taken from Pseudomonas fluorescens NCIMB 11764, encodes the following:
- a CDS encoding MATE family efflux transporter, with the protein product MNSVTDRPAAISINRPARVRLELKNLLSLALPIMIAQLATTAMGFVDAVMAGRVGPRDLAAVALGNSIWVPVFLLMTGTLLATTPKVAQRFGAGTHSEIGPIVRQALWLALVVGLMATGMLFSAEPILHLMKVDPELIGPCMQYLHGIASGLPAVAFYHVLRCFSDGLGRTRPAMVLGLCGLALNIPLNYIFIYGHFGVPAMGGVGCGWATAIVMWVMALGMAGWERWAPAYQSSQLFSRFDWPQWSVIKRLLGIGLPIGIAVFAESSIFAVIALLIGSLGATVVAGHQIALNFSSLVFMIPYSIGMAVTVRVGQALGRQEPREARFAAGVGMGTALAYACISASIMLLLREHIAAIYTADPTVIRVAAMLIVYSALFQFSDAIQVTAAGALRGYQDTRVTMILTLFAYWGIGLPVGYALGLTDWFGTPSGPSGLWQGLIVGLSCAALMLSIRLTRSARKRIR
- the pdxB gene encoding 4-phosphoerythronate dehydrogenase PdxB, with the protein product MLIVADENIPLLDAFFEGFGEIRRVPGRSIDRTTVEQADVLLVRSVTNVNRALLEGSKVRFVGTCTIGTDHLDLDYFQQAGITWSSAPGCNARGVVDYVLGSLLTLAEIEGADLTRRTYGVVGAGEVGGRLVKVLQGLGWNVLVCDPPRQAAEGGDFVSLEQIIEQCDVISLHTPLKKHGAGSTWHLFDKNRLNQLNPGTWLINASRGPVVDNSALCDVLLHREDLQAVLDVWEGEPEVDVALADLCVLATPHIAGYSLDGKQRGTAQIYQAYCDFLGQPARVSLSDLLPAPWLSQVTLNAESDPAWALAMLCRGVYDPRRDDADFRRSLVGSVSEQRAAFDGLRKNYPSRREIDGLQVRIEGDSPQLRKIVAALGAVAV
- a CDS encoding PA1571 family protein; translation: MSLQHSSDDKIQVIRTQPDQSLGCSIIDEKGREVPITENMIQDACRELEKRLVKPAKQD
- a CDS encoding ABC transporter transmembrane domain-containing protein, which codes for MLSARHRRAIRLASRFLVPYRWQALGALLALIVTAGITLSMGQGIRLLVDQGFMTQSPHLLNQTIGLFMLLVLGLALGTFARFYLVSWIGERVVADIRRQVFNHLVYLHPGFYEDNRSSEIQSRLTADTTLLQSVIGSSLSLFLRNLLMVIGGIVLLFITNPKLTSIVVVALPLVIAPILIFGRRVRSLSRLSQDRIADIGSYVSETLGQIKTVQAYNHQVQDEQRFAATVEEAFNTARKRIFQRAWLITLVIVLVLGAVGVMLWVGGMDVMAGRISAGELAAFVFYSLIVGSAFGTLSEVIGELQRAAGAAERIAELLRSENIIQPPTTGLVTLPERVTGNLELQNVRFSYPSRPESYAVDGLSLTVKAGETLALVGPSGAGKSTVYDLLLRFYDPAEGRILLDGVPLTQLDPLDLRRCFALVSQNPALFFGSIEENIRYGNPTATLEQVREAAKIAYAHDFIEAMPNGYQTHLGDGGLGLSGGQRQRLAIARALLVDAPILLLDEATSALDAQSEHLIQQALPSLMKNRTTLVIAHRLATVKNADRIAVMDQGKLVAVGTHQELIASNALYARLAALQFNDGKTELDLHL